A stretch of the Photobacterium sp. CCB-ST2H9 genome encodes the following:
- a CDS encoding non-ribosomal peptide synthetase: protein MSVFKSVLELYRSSPSFLSEHPAIYTDSGVMSYRELEYRANAVRDLLSRQGVCQGEVVSVCLPKSADAVAVMLGVMKAGAVYHPLNFDAPPERNHRILADVQPKIIVHTDSTCCYARHYPVIALSADLAHANPGQDALINPEDAAYVVSTSGSTGHPNSVVIRHESIENYITWKLAYYQFHAGSMKLQFAPLSFDSAISDILSMLCCGGALYLVSADKRANCDYIIDVIGRYPITSFAIVPSLYKRLLCFSGDVAHSLDTITLAGEEVTAEVLAEHRRQFPAVRVVNEYGPCECTIGVAASDVTHHAGSEPPPIGRAIANTDVFIRDAAPDAAGRYTGEICIVGISVGNGYLGREPETCLKFLHHPDTNAPYYCTGDLGYVNSAGELVFAGRKERTVKVAGNRVNLIEVETAMNQVQGVSQSAVIFHEERLKALCVADRTVASIRHALSEKIPDYMIPSVIQLSETLPISQNGKKDYHQIADIFSQQAKQMDTTDFRVENVVTQYWKKILNVQSCELTDNFFDIGGNSLLFIDLIMEITKAFDISIDLSQLLEKLTLQDQISYIENLIKDKSKEINE from the coding sequence ATGTCTGTTTTTAAAAGTGTGCTAGAGCTCTATCGCAGCTCGCCAAGTTTTCTCAGTGAACATCCTGCAATTTATACGGATAGCGGGGTGATGTCATATCGTGAATTAGAGTACCGGGCAAATGCTGTCCGGGATCTCTTATCCCGGCAAGGGGTTTGCCAGGGAGAGGTTGTCAGTGTTTGTCTGCCCAAATCAGCAGATGCTGTGGCGGTCATGCTTGGCGTGATGAAGGCCGGAGCGGTCTACCACCCATTGAATTTTGATGCGCCGCCTGAGCGCAATCATCGGATTCTGGCTGATGTGCAGCCGAAGATCATCGTCCATACCGACAGCACATGCTGTTATGCCAGACACTATCCGGTGATCGCTCTTTCTGCAGATCTTGCGCATGCGAATCCGGGGCAGGACGCACTTATCAATCCAGAAGATGCGGCTTATGTTGTCTCGACGTCGGGCTCAACAGGGCATCCGAATTCAGTCGTGATTCGTCATGAATCGATTGAAAATTACATCACCTGGAAGCTGGCGTATTACCAGTTTCATGCCGGGAGTATGAAGTTACAGTTTGCTCCCTTGTCGTTTGACAGCGCTATCTCGGACATTTTGTCGATGTTGTGCTGTGGCGGTGCTTTGTATCTGGTTTCGGCAGACAAGCGTGCGAACTGTGACTATATCATCGATGTGATCGGCCGGTATCCCATCACGTCTTTTGCCATTGTTCCGAGCCTGTATAAGCGACTGTTGTGCTTTTCCGGTGATGTCGCGCATTCACTGGATACAATTACACTGGCAGGGGAAGAGGTCACGGCAGAGGTACTGGCGGAGCACAGGCGTCAGTTCCCGGCTGTCAGGGTGGTGAATGAATACGGTCCATGCGAGTGTACGATTGGTGTCGCCGCATCGGATGTCACGCATCATGCGGGTTCGGAACCGCCGCCTATCGGCCGTGCTATTGCCAATACTGATGTGTTCATCCGCGACGCAGCTCCGGATGCCGCCGGGCGATATACCGGAGAAATTTGTATTGTGGGTATCAGTGTCGGAAACGGTTATTTAGGCAGAGAGCCTGAAACATGTCTGAAGTTCCTGCATCATCCCGACACTAATGCGCCATATTACTGCACGGGTGATCTGGGATATGTGAATTCAGCAGGTGAGCTGGTCTTTGCCGGCCGGAAAGAGCGTACAGTCAAGGTGGCCGGAAACCGGGTCAATCTGATTGAAGTTGAAACGGCCATGAATCAGGTACAAGGTGTTTCGCAATCCGCGGTTATTTTCCATGAAGAGCGGTTAAAAGCACTTTGTGTGGCAGATCGAACTGTGGCATCAATTCGCCATGCTCTGTCTGAGAAGATTCCGGATTATATGATACCTTCGGTCATTCAATTATCGGAAACTTTGCCAATCAGCCAAAATGGCAAGAAAGATTATCATCAGATAGCAGATATATTTTCACAGCAGGCCAAACAAATGGATACGACTGATTTTCGGGTTGAAAACGTCGTGACGCAGTACTGGAAAAAAATATTAAATGTTCAATCTTGCGAGCTGACAGACAATTTTTTTGATATTGGCGGGAATTCTCTCCTGTTTATCGATTTAATAATGGAAATAACAAAAGCTTTTGATATCAGTATTGACCTGTCACAGCTGCTGGAAAAGTTAACGCTTCAGGATCAAATATCCTATATTGAGAACTTAATAAAAGATAAGTCTAAGGAAATAAATGAATAA